Below is a window of Populus trichocarpa isolate Nisqually-1 chromosome 3, P.trichocarpa_v4.1, whole genome shotgun sequence DNA.
GCGATTGCTTAACCCcaagaaatgattttgtttcCATGGCTTCGGGTTTCATGTATTCTTCCATGTATATACTTGTAATGATTGACGTACTTCTTTGATGTAATGATGCAGGTAAATCAAATTCTATCAGcaataaagaggaaaaaatccATGGATGCCATCATACTTTCCCTGGTTGCATCCGTAtgcacttttcttatttttatttactggtTGACCAAGTAAGAATTTCATTGTGCGCGCTCTTGGAGGTTGCTTGTGGTGAGACAACCCTATCTTTTATCTTATCTTTTTGCTCTAAAGTGAATCGAGGGTTGTATTTTTTGTCCAAGTTTATAGTGACATCCCTAGTGGTTAATGCTTTGTATTGCCACGCCTGTAGCATTTATGATATGCCATGTAAAGGTCGGTCGATACGATAGACAAAAATGATGAGTGTGATCTGAAACTGAGAAATTGTGCAAGCCAATTACTTTTATAGACCTTGGATCAACCAGGGTTACCATATAAGCTGTGGTTCATTGTCTGTCATTCATGAAGATGATAGTTGAACCTACTCCTTGCCATCATTTGATTCTGCGTTTGGGTATCCAGatcggaaaagaaaaggaactgaTGGTCTGATATTGTCCCGAGCAAAGCAGAAATGGTGCGTGCAATATATTTGTTGTGCATTGTGTTTGTGGATGGATCAGTTGGTTTTGTGCTTTTTTATAGCGAAGAGATGAGGTCAATTTTCTGATCAAATCTAACCTTACTTTAGTGTTGGGAAATTGGAGACCTAAGATTCAACAACACACACCACCACGAACAGTCCAATttgatgcaaaataaaataataaaagtaaataaatagtGGACACGTGAGATTTAACGGTCAGGGAAAAATCTTGTCTGTTCCATGAATTCGAGAGCAATTTTTATTTACTACAAGAGAAAAtcattgtaagaaaataattatgatttctatatctaaaattcaataaatcacCTTGTGAACAATGAAGGAACAAGCttgaggaaaatattttcttcaaaaaagagttattgtcattatttgaattatcaaagaaaatatcttgaaaaatatatttttcattcatgGTTTTTGCAACGTCTAACATTTACGATGATGGATATGGTTGTATTGGTGGTGAACGTGATGATGATTGTCGCGATAGCAGTATAGTAGATGAGACGATAATTGTTGTAGTAAAGTGGTGACGGTGAGATGGCGGTGGTGCTAAAGAGTGTTGATGCAAGGTGGATGTGATTGTTGTGGTGAACGGTTGCGCGCGGTGGTTTTGATGACTATCATACAAATCGGTAGTGcaagaaaaatatcatcttcTCGTTTCCTTCCGTGACCAAGACGCCGCTGCAACATCGGCATTGGCAAGGCTGTCATTGTCCATGCAAGGAGACGGCATGGAGCGATGCTTTTTAGTGAAGGGTGCTCCTGAATGGACACTGAACTTACTCTATCAAAAATACCAGCATTAACTTTGCCGTGCTGATGACCAAATCATGAAAAGCTAGTAGAAAAGAGGCGGGTTAATATTTCACTAATGTACATTTTGGTTCTTAAAttgttttagtaatttttattttggcccctgtaatttcttttccttgcaaATAAGTCCTTATTTAAAGTCTTATTCTGCCTCTATCTCTTACAATAAATGCAATTTGGTCTatggatgtttttattttcaattaagccaTTACATGAAATCTTAAACTTGATCAAAATTGTGACAATATACTGCAGGAAACAAATTCCTAAACTTTATAATACCTtaacttgaagagaaaaaaaacagagacaaaacataagaagataaattaaaaaataaaataaggtaaaatatttcataatatttatatggtatcatagaaaaacatttattaaaaaaatattattgttaggtcattgaagttgtttttactttgattttgacTTCTTTCCTCACAccatcataaatatattattttcaataattatttttataatttaaatgggTTGGTGGATAAGATAAGAATTAAGTAGATTTCAATAGATATACccactgaaaaaataaaacttctattGCTAATAACATTAAATGTCTATTATCACAATTTTGATGAAGTTTAGAGATGTTGGATCAGTTTGGTAGCCAATTTTGTATGTTGTATTGTTTTAAAGAACTACATAATCATTTTATGAGAGCTCACAAGTGTTTATGGTCAGGGATAGGAGACTCCAGGGACTCTTTTGTGGGATGAATTGATTGCTATTAGGCAGAGGAATGCTCTCCATTACGCATTGGTTGTTGATCATAGCATATGATGCTTTATCTGTTCGACAGAATCAGGGAAATGTCGGACAACGTATATAGACCCGCTGGAAATCAGCGTGCTGTGACTCTTGATTATGAATCAATTGATGAATCTTCCTTGGATGCGAGGATCTTTATTTGGTCCAGTTTTATGGTGAACCCTGTTTTTTCAAGGATTGGTCGTTTCTTCATGTTGATGGAGTAAGGAGAGAATTTCCCAAAGGTGACCTTAAGATTTACTATCTAGCCCAATCTAGGATCTCCATCCTTCTCTGTTGGAGATGAGAGGTCTCTCTGAGAGTCTCGCTCCCTTTGCAGTTCAAGATTATTCATGTTGCCCAGTGCCCAGGTTAGAAGGTTTTGAGGATCTTTTGAAAGGTTGGAGCTGTTGGTGGGCACATCAGCTCTGTGGTATATAAGAAAAGCTCTAAAAAATGTCGAGAATGGGGTATAAAATGTCGCTTGGGATATGATGtttgaaaaccaatattttcttCCAAGAAACTATCTCATTAGAAGTTGAGGAGGCAGAAGGTGGTCTTGGTAGGGAGGAGAGGAAAAGGAGTAGTTCTAGAAAGCACCATTTTTCTGTTGGAAGACATTATTTAGAGGCCTAAGGAGGGGAGAAATATATAAGATCAGGAAGGAGAGGAAATGGAATGTCATGTTTCTTCGACCATTTTGTTACAGAATTTGTTATCATACTTGTAGGCAAGGGACAGCTCCTTTTCTGTCTAGGTTAAATAACGGGAATGACTGGATGACCCTCCCTCTCCCTTCACCTCTCCAGTTCAAGTTCGCACACAATTTAGTCTCAGGTATTTTGAGATAACATCATCCACTTCCAGCTGAGATAGCTAGCACCGCAAGAAATTTCTTCATATACATTAGTAAAAGCCAACCTATTCacattttatcttaattttgtGTATAAGCCCGCCAGAATGCAACGTGCAGTAGCTTCATCTTGTTTTCCTCATCTGCACTTTCATCTAACAGCATTCTGGGATTATCTGTGTTGGTTTGTTTATGGTGTTCAATTATCACCTCCTAAAGCTCCTTGCTGCTGATGTTTTCTCATTAGAATCACCATCTTCTTCTGGCAGCTTGACAGCAGAGTAAGTTCCTGCTCCACACAGCGCTCCGAGGATCGGGGCAGTGAGGTAAATCCATATGGCTTTATAGTTATTTACAGCAATGGCTGGCCCTAATGTTCTGACTGGGTTCATTGATGCCCCTGTTGTTTCCCTGCACATGAAAATGAAGACACTCCAATATGCTAATGATGTTTAGATGTTTTAATCTCTGTAATAAAATGCTCTATTCACTACAGACTACTTTATGCACAGGAAAACaaagaatctctctctctctttgctatctttttatttttaatatttgatttgacaCAAACCATTGTAAACATGGAAAAGAATGGCCTTAATCATAGATCATTTTCGATTGACGAATGGGAACAATCTTTGTAGGTTCTGAACCACAAAAAATATGCTGTTGTCGTGTCTCTCACATCAACTTATATGGAAGGGTTAAGCTATACAAGAACTGAAATAGGTTTTGACTCAGTAGCTTTTCTTGGATTCGCCCCTTTTCACAAGTCTTCAAGTTGTTGCTAGCAATAGTGCTTAAATATTCATGTTCTTTACTATGTTTTGACCAGCATTTTGCTCACTGTGATTTTTGGACTCTCCTTAATCAGATCAATAGtgcaagaataattttttttttattaacatgattgaTCGGGCAGCTTATGTatacctcgattaattttataagctctgaaattaataattatataattatctaGTAATTCTAAAAAGACTCGAAttcattatcattaaaaaataaatctaaaattttatcagTTTGAAGAATAATTGAAGAGTTTAGTAGAGATATACCCAGCAATGAATATGTTGAGCATGACAGTAGCCCCTACCGCGATTCCCGCCAGCTCACCCACCTGTGCATGGCCACAAATTTTTGTTACAATTGCCAAGCTTGACAGCTTAATTTATGCATCTATTTCAATGTATTGTGTGCATGTGATTACCTAAAACCTGGCAGAAGGGAGAGAGTAATAAATTTGGCcactgcatatatatatatatatatatatatatatatattaacgtgGTGTCCGGACTAATTTATGTatatctcgattaatctcatgaatcctaaaattaataaccatgtaagtTTTTAGCGATTTTAGAAGGATTTGAAAAAGATTCGaactcataattattaaaaaataaatttaaaatctgactagttgaattattttttatgggttgtAAATGTGAAATTACTCGTGATCCATTCTAGggctattgattttattaaaggGTGCCAACCATCTTGATTGACTCATGTCGTTTTCTCTTCCCTTTTGGAAAAATTGGGGGAAAAGAAGAGTTGAAAAGGAGAAGGGATATGTAAATGTAATGCTTTCTTTTATACATAAACAATTTAAACAAGGGTATTAGAAATCAAGTTTCAATCCAGCTTTTGCCATTTATTAAGAACCAAAAGGCATTCTTAATGCTCAGTTGAGAAGGTTTGAAGCAAGGAAAGGAAAGTACTTACAGCTCTTGTGTCGGTGGCTACAGCAGTGACAACGAACATGAGAATAAAGCTGGTGATAAACTCTAAAGCAAAAGCTTGACCGTATCCCCCAGAAGGAACTGTGACCCCCCCTCCCATTACAGGGTGAAATATCCCCTTCAATGCAAATGCAGCACATAATGATGCCAATACTTGTGCCCCAATGTACACGGGCACCTGTTCAAAGGAGAGTGATATTAACGGCCAAAAACTGCTAAAATAAGAACACACAACATTAATTGAATAGTACTGTGTATTTTCTTGTACATGTTTCCATGGAAAGTGTTTCAGGGCAGCAAAGGCAATGGTGATAGATGGGTTGAGATGAGCTCCAGAGATGTGGCCTGTTGCTAATATAACGATCATTACAGCTAGTCCGGAAGAGGCAGCAAGGCCAACGAGAGTTTCCGAGCCTTGTGTTTTTTGGTTAACAATGGCCGTGGCTGTCCCAGCAAAGATCAGTATAAGAGTGCCAATGAATTCAGCTCCCACCTGCGGTTTTGGAATTAATATAAGTTATTACatgaacaaaaaacacaaaatggaAAACGTTAGTTCGTTTTGGTTATTGTTATGTCATAGAAAGTTGTCTGCACACAACATGCATACCTTTCTTGCTAGTGAGACAGGAGGAGGGGGCAGTGAGCAAGAGACAGGAGGCAATCTTCCTTCTTCCATCGCCCATTCTTCCACACTGAAACACTTGCAACTTCTCAATAGGGATTTTCTACCATGAACACCTCTCTCCCCCTTAAACCCACCAAAGAGAGGAGCACCAGGAGTACCTGGTGTTGCTGGGGTTGAAGGAACTGATGGAACCTCTGCATTGTCCATGACTCTAGCTAGATTACCAAAAACAGTCAAAGGCTAAATGAATATAGTATATAGCAAGTGCAAACTATTTAATTAGAGAAGCTTAATGCTCTGAGTTTGCACTTGCTTgtctttatgttttgaaggaaGTGAGATGACTGATATTTATAGTACAAAAAGAGAGGACATTAAGAAGTTGACTTAGAGAATCCCTAGAGATGGAGAGAATGAGAGAAGTAGTGGTTGGAACTGCTGGAGATGGGAGGCTGGTAGCCTTTGGAAGTGGACGGTGGGAAATATTGCAAGAAGTCctgtattagaaaaaaaactttgaaaaagagGCTTTTAACATGAGACATGAATCATTGATTTCCTGTCTTTCCCACTTGGGGTTTTTTATACTCAATGCATTCACTCAATTATATAGTAGACTACACCACCGTGTCACCTTCTCATTAGACTCTGTGCCTGCCTTGAATTTGCTCGAGATCGGGTCGTATAGATTAAACCAACCATGTTAGCATTCGTCAACATCGTAGAGATAGATGAGTCCAATATCTTTGAATCTACCAACTAGGATATTGAAGAACACAAGTGTTTCTCTGTAGcatctagctttttttttaagcataaatTTTTGATAATGAGTCAACATGTTTCCCtcattctaaatttttcatgcATCAGTAAATCTCTTTGATGCATAAATTCAAGCAGCACACTTCCTATTTTTGCAGTGGTGAGTAAAAACTTGGCAAAATATTGCTTAATTGGTTGGCTATGAATGAAAGTTGGTggctaagaataaaatatattaatcctaccaattaattaattaagaagagaATCAAGTGATACCTCTGGAATCTTTGATAATGACAATcaagaaacaattaaaatttccaCTTAATCACTGATATATCAATAATAGCagcaaataattatttcttgtGCACATGTGTGTGTCTACATTctaattatatacaaaaaaaaaataacactgcAAATTAATAATGGTAGCTAAAAGTAAAAGATTGTAATCGAATTATCAAAGCTGCTCCACTTCTTTCTGTGTTTAAACCAAGATATGCAATCTTTTACACCAGCAGTTATTAAGCTCTCAAGAAATAATTTCACTGTcagtttttatttcttctcaTTCATACTTTTCATAACATAAAAGGGAAATCTTAATTATATTATACGTTAGGGTAGTATTTGATTACtattccaggaaaaaaaaatagagacaatCT
It encodes the following:
- the LOC7493219 gene encoding aquaporin NIP6-1 isoform X1 translates to MDNAEVPSVPSTPATPGTPGAPLFGGFKGERGVHGRKSLLRSCKCFSVEEWAMEEGRLPPVSCSLPPPPVSLARKVGAEFIGTLILIFAGTATAIVNQKTQGSETLVGLAASSGLAVMIVILATGHISGAHLNPSITIAFAALKHFPWKHVPVYIGAQVLASLCAAFALKGIFHPVMGGGVTVPSGGYGQAFALEFITSFILMFVVTAVATDTRAVGELAGIAVGATVMLNIFIAGETTGASMNPVRTLGPAIAVNNYKAIWIYLTAPILGALCGAGTYSAVKLPEEDGDSNEKTSAARSFRR
- the LOC7493219 gene encoding aquaporin NIP6-1 isoform X2, giving the protein MDNAEVPSVPSTPATPGTPGAPLFGGFKGERGVHGRKSLLRSCKCFSVEEWAMEEGRLPPVSCSLPPPPVSLARKVGAEFIGTLILIFAGTATAIVNQKTQGSETLVGLAASSGLAVMIVILATGHISGAHLNPSITIAFAALKHFPWKHVPVYIGAQVLASLCAAFALKGIFHPVMGGGVTVPSGGYGQAFALEFITSFILMFVVTAVATDTRAVGELAGIAVGATVMLNIFIAGILECLHFHVQGNNRGINEPSQNIRASHCCK